One window from the genome of Kaistella carnis encodes:
- a CDS encoding head GIN domain-containing protein — protein sequence MKTLSIYAFSASMLLFSCNIKPDNGFPFNVLPKEGTGAIKNKEFKMSFDEIRVAQSINAEIVKSDVEKVVVTAPSDILDDVLVENSDGKLYIHFKPNLNISSRNVAVKIFAKDFSAVKASSSASINIRDQFTQDRMKVEASSSGSVNGDLEANEFSINVSSSGTYEGKVWAVNLESEVTSSGDIIISGKTKNANFQASSSGTLNAKNMTAENADVSASSSGSVELAVSEQLRAKASSSGDVNIIKKGELNVISKTESSGGSVSIR from the coding sequence ATGAAAACACTTTCCATTTATGCCTTCTCGGCTTCAATGCTTTTATTTTCCTGTAATATAAAGCCCGACAATGGCTTTCCCTTTAATGTACTGCCTAAAGAAGGAACCGGCGCGATAAAAAACAAAGAGTTCAAAATGTCCTTTGATGAGATTAGAGTTGCACAGTCGATCAACGCAGAAATCGTAAAATCGGATGTAGAAAAAGTAGTGGTTACTGCTCCATCTGACATCCTGGATGATGTTTTGGTTGAAAATTCTGACGGAAAACTTTATATTCATTTTAAACCGAATCTTAATATTTCTTCCAGAAACGTTGCTGTTAAAATTTTCGCAAAGGATTTTTCAGCAGTTAAAGCCAGTTCGTCTGCTTCAATTAATATCCGCGATCAGTTTACACAAGACCGTATGAAAGTAGAAGCGTCCAGCTCAGGATCGGTTAATGGAGATCTGGAAGCCAATGAATTTTCAATTAATGTTTCGAGTTCGGGAACTTACGAAGGAAAAGTATGGGCTGTAAATTTAGAGTCTGAAGTAACTTCTTCGGGAGATATCATTATTTCAGGTAAAACAAAAAATGCTAATTTCCAAGCGTCTTCCTCCGGAACATTGAATGCGAAAAATATGACTGCAGAAAATGCCGACGTAAGTGCTTCCAGCAGTGGCAGTGTTGAATTGGCGGTTTCAGAACAACTTAGGGCAAAAGCCAGTTCTTCCGGTGATGTAAATATTATTAAAAAAGGAGAGCTAAATGTCATCAGCAAAACTGAAAGCAGTGGCGGAAGTGTTTCCATTCGATAA
- a CDS encoding M3 family metallopeptidase: MKNITSLFLISSLAITNACTTMKTSENTATEIPAPDASLSSNPFMKKSSLQYQAPEFDKIKDEHFKPAFDYGMKVQMAEVEKIANNSAAPTFENTILALENSGEVLKRAQLVFYNLTGSNTNPELQKLEEEYAPIFSALSDKILLNEKLYNRIKAIKTADLGSEEKRVLELYTTNFEIAGANLSAENKTKVKKINEELATLSTQFSSKLLDARKNGALLITDVKELDGLSPDEIAAAAADAKSAGQTGYLLPLQNTTQQPLLQNLKNRATREKLFKASWYRAEKGNGDDTRSILERQAKLRMEKGQLMGKKSFAEWKLQDQMAKNPENAMNLLARLATPAVETAKRESDEIQKLIDKQKGGFKVEPWDWNFYAEQVRKEKYDLDENQIKPYFEVRTVLEKGVFFAAEKFYGITFKERNDLPVYHPDVKAYEVFDRDGKSLAIYYLDFYTRNNKNGGAWMSNFVEQSHLLDQKPVIVNVFNFQKPAEGKPSLISYDDVTTMFHEFGHTLHGLFADQKYISISGTNVPRDFVEFPSQINEFFALEPSVLKNYALHYQTKQPMPQALVDKIKKAGTFNQGYSTTELVSAATIDMNWHSVTDASQFKPTLEFEKDVLAKYGFNLKEVPPRYHSPYFAHIWGGGYSAGYYAYMWSDMLNSDAWDWITANGGMTRENGDRFRKYILSVGNSMDLNEAFKNFTGRNPDLKPLLKDKGFISENSGKVKMDVAAKSVKQQNSKKK, translated from the coding sequence ATGAAAAATATTACATCTCTTTTTTTAATTTCATCTCTGGCGATTACAAATGCCTGTACCACTATGAAAACTTCAGAAAATACCGCTACCGAAATTCCTGCACCCGATGCGAGTTTATCTTCCAATCCATTTATGAAAAAAAGTTCCCTGCAATATCAGGCACCGGAATTTGATAAGATAAAAGATGAGCATTTTAAACCTGCTTTCGATTATGGTATGAAAGTTCAGATGGCAGAGGTTGAAAAGATCGCAAATAATTCCGCTGCTCCAACCTTTGAAAATACCATTCTGGCTTTAGAAAACAGCGGTGAAGTCCTGAAAAGAGCACAACTCGTATTTTATAATCTTACCGGTTCCAATACCAATCCCGAACTGCAAAAACTGGAGGAGGAATATGCACCAATTTTTTCCGCCCTCAGCGATAAAATTTTGCTGAACGAGAAATTGTACAATAGAATTAAAGCCATCAAAACTGCAGATCTAGGCTCGGAAGAAAAAAGAGTGCTGGAATTATATACGACCAATTTTGAAATCGCCGGTGCAAATTTATCTGCGGAAAACAAAACAAAGGTTAAGAAAATTAATGAGGAACTGGCGACCCTTTCTACGCAGTTTTCCAGTAAGTTATTGGATGCCAGAAAAAATGGCGCGCTGTTAATTACCGATGTTAAAGAGTTGGATGGTCTTTCTCCGGATGAGATCGCAGCTGCAGCGGCTGATGCAAAAAGTGCGGGTCAAACAGGTTATCTTCTTCCTTTACAAAATACAACGCAACAGCCCTTACTTCAAAATTTAAAAAATAGAGCAACAAGAGAAAAGCTGTTCAAAGCATCTTGGTACCGCGCTGAAAAAGGAAATGGGGATGATACCCGAAGTATTTTAGAAAGACAGGCGAAGCTGAGAATGGAAAAAGGACAATTGATGGGCAAAAAATCTTTCGCTGAATGGAAACTTCAGGATCAGATGGCGAAAAACCCTGAAAATGCGATGAATTTATTGGCACGTTTGGCAACTCCGGCCGTAGAAACTGCGAAAAGAGAAAGTGACGAAATTCAGAAATTGATAGATAAGCAAAAAGGGGGATTCAAAGTAGAACCTTGGGACTGGAATTTCTATGCAGAACAGGTTAGAAAAGAGAAATATGATTTAGATGAAAACCAGATCAAACCGTATTTCGAAGTAAGAACAGTTCTGGAAAAAGGCGTTTTCTTCGCGGCTGAAAAATTCTATGGTATTACTTTTAAAGAAAGAAATGACCTTCCTGTTTATCATCCTGATGTGAAAGCTTATGAAGTTTTTGACAGAGATGGAAAATCTTTGGCGATTTATTATCTTGATTTCTATACCCGAAATAATAAAAACGGTGGAGCCTGGATGAGTAATTTTGTAGAACAATCTCATCTTTTGGATCAAAAACCTGTTATTGTGAATGTGTTCAACTTCCAAAAACCGGCAGAAGGAAAACCGTCTCTCATTTCTTATGATGATGTGACCACCATGTTCCACGAGTTCGGCCATACTTTGCACGGATTATTTGCCGATCAAAAATATATCTCCATCTCCGGAACAAATGTTCCGCGTGATTTTGTAGAATTCCCTTCTCAAATTAATGAGTTTTTCGCCCTGGAACCTTCAGTTTTGAAAAATTATGCCTTGCATTATCAAACGAAACAACCGATGCCTCAAGCGTTAGTTGATAAAATTAAAAAAGCCGGAACATTTAACCAGGGATATTCTACAACTGAATTGGTTTCTGCTGCAACGATTGATATGAACTGGCATTCTGTGACCGATGCTTCTCAGTTTAAACCTACTTTAGAATTTGAAAAAGACGTGTTGGCGAAATATGGTTTCAACTTAAAAGAAGTTCCACCAAGATACCATTCTCCTTATTTTGCACACATTTGGGGTGGTGGTTATTCTGCAGGATATTACGCATATATGTGGAGTGATATGTTGAATTCCGATGCTTGGGACTGGATTACGGCCAATGGGGGAATGACACGTGAAAACGGTGACCGTTTCCGTAAATATATCTTATCGGTCGGTAACTCAATGGATTTAAATGAAGCCTTTAAGAACTTCACCGGAAGAAATCCTGATTTGAAACCGTTGTTGAAGGATAAAGGATTTATTTCCGAAAATAGCGGCAAGGTTAAAATGGATGTAGCTGCCAAGTCCGTAAAACAGCAAAATTCAAAAAAAAAATAA
- a CDS encoding TPM domain-containing protein encodes MRLLSRKFFITLLLLGLSIFTFAQKVPDKPKILYPITDEVGLLTQAEKNQLNQKLIKFSDSTSTEIVVIIIPTTDGEDVNYLATMYGEKWGIGQKATDNGIVFLIATEDHTMSIQQGRSVEQYLTAAVAGQIMDYIVTPNFKQGLWFQGIDRGTTALMEAVQGKYKPLVTDTQKGNGLSTTEILWIAFLVFIILRFLYKSGGGGGGHGFGDDEDVILSRRGRSTFPGGFFPFPGSFGGGGFGGGGGGGGFGGFGGGGSFGGGGASGGW; translated from the coding sequence ATGAGATTACTTTCTCGTAAATTTTTTATAACGCTTTTATTATTAGGCTTAAGTATTTTTACTTTCGCCCAAAAAGTTCCTGATAAACCTAAAATCCTTTATCCCATAACGGATGAAGTCGGTTTGTTAACACAAGCTGAAAAAAATCAACTGAATCAAAAACTGATTAAATTTTCCGATTCTACTTCTACCGAAATCGTCGTAATTATTATTCCCACAACTGACGGCGAAGATGTGAATTACCTGGCGACCATGTATGGTGAGAAATGGGGTATTGGGCAAAAAGCAACGGATAACGGAATTGTATTTTTAATTGCGACAGAAGACCATACAATGTCCATTCAGCAGGGAAGATCGGTAGAGCAGTATTTAACCGCTGCTGTGGCAGGACAGATTATGGATTATATTGTAACCCCAAATTTTAAGCAGGGATTATGGTTCCAGGGAATTGATCGCGGAACTACGGCTTTAATGGAAGCGGTCCAGGGAAAATATAAACCGCTTGTTACAGATACCCAAAAAGGAAATGGTTTATCAACAACCGAAATATTGTGGATCGCATTTTTGGTTTTTATCATTTTACGATTTTTATATAAGTCTGGCGGTGGCGGCGGTGGTCATGGTTTCGGAGATGATGAAGATGTGATATTGTCTCGCCGTGGCAGAAGTACTTTTCCAGGTGGATTCTTCCCTTTCCCCGGAAGTTTCGGCGGTGGCGGCTTTGGCGGCGGCGGTGGCGGTGGTGGCTTCGGTGGTTTTGGCGGCGGCGGAAGTTTCGGCGGCGGTGGAGCCTCAGGAGGTTGGTAA